A region from the Hippoglossus hippoglossus isolate fHipHip1 chromosome 16, fHipHip1.pri, whole genome shotgun sequence genome encodes:
- the LOC117776684 gene encoding NF-kappa-B inhibitor delta isoform X2 gives MHFDKSPKEKPCCTLPTVKKLLEEKRRRESSSVSPSCSAASTSPGPSNTVTQLSSPEVFTCTGASSSSYSDMAVSFGQWTPVAEPTLSYYGSHPGPSFAPAFSHAMSSEYSTQQQLPGFVDTMTQTYDCQMPVADPTLASSWSPLGLSQNTQMSFGSSMDATKLEEARMLLSGMDYSRTTGQDEDGDTILHIYTAKGLRECAFAAAERLREVGRLDAKEHKGKTALLVAVTANQPDIVQDLLSLGTDINACDVNGQTALHLAVHYGLPEVLQAVLSSRPAVNLEACNFEGMTPLHCAAISHSATMKALSTTGLADVGLQSKAAEKLSCVEMLLSAGASLCSQEIKSNKTVLHLAVKEGNIDLVRYLLVPPPNIKDFVNMKAHGHTALHMAAGLHGNPHQEEILRLLLRRGADPSIRNLENDQPAHLLQSGPQGEQLKLMLKKRSASSRRRYMSLQDQE, from the exons ATGCACTTTGACAAAT CACCAAAGGAGAAGCCGTGTTGCACTCTGCCCACAGTGAAGAAGCTcttggaggagaagaggaggcgTGAGTCGTCGTCTGTGTCACCGTCCTGCTCTGCAGCGAGCACAAGTCCTGGTCCATCAAACACTGTGACA CAGTTGTCCTCGCCAGAAGTATTTACCTGTACAG GTGCATCATCAAGCAGCTACTCAGACATGGCAGTGAGCTTTGGGCAGTGGACCCCAGTAGCAGAGCCGACACTCAGTTACTATGGCAGCCATCCAGGACCCAGCTTCGCTCCAGCCTTCAGCCACGCCATGTCGTCGGAAtacagcacacagcagcagctcccaggATTTGTAGACACAATGACTCAGACATAC GATTGCCAGATGCCAGTGGCAGATCCCACTTTGGCTTCATCTTGGTCACCTCTGGGTCTGAGTCAGAACACACAGATGAGTTTCGGTTCGTCGATGGACGCCACCAAACTGGAAGAGGCCAGGATGCTGCTCAGCGGGATGGATTACAGCAGAACCACTGGGCAGGACGAAGACGGAGACAC CATCCTGCACATCTACACTGCCAAGGGACTCAGGGAGTGTGcctttgctgctgcagagcggCTGAGGGAGGTGGGGAGGCTGGATGCCAAAGAACACAAGGGAAAG actGCTTTACTGGTGGCAGTGACCGCAAACCAGCCGGATATTGTACAAGATTTATTGTCACTGGGAACGGACATCAATGCTTGTGACGTTAATGGACAAACTGCCCTGCATCTGGCCGTCCACTATGGCCTCCCTGAGGTTCTGCAG GCTGTTCTGTCCAGCAGACCTGCCGTCAACCTGGAGGCCTGCAATTTTGAAG GTATGACTCCTCTGCACTGTGCAGCCATTTCTCACAGTGCCACCATGAAGGCTTTGTCCACCACCGGTCTGGCGGACGTCGGTCTTCAGAGCAAGGCGGCGGAGAAGCTCTCCTGTGTGGAGATGCTGCTGAGTGCTGGGGCGTCCCTGTGCAGCCAG GAAATCAAAAGTAACAAGACTGTGCTGCACTTGGCTGTGAAGGAGGGGAACATCGATCTGGTGCGTTATCTGCTGGTTCCCCCGCCCAACATCAAAGACTTTGTCAACATGAAA GCGCATGGTCACACAGCTTTACACATGGCCGCTGGTCTCCATGGTAACCCCCACCAAGAGGAGATcctgcggctgctgctgaggagaggagctgatcCCAGCATCCGCAACCTGGAAAACGACCAGCCGGCTCACCTGCTGCAGAGCGGCCCCCAGGGAGAGCAG CTCAAGCTGATGCTGAAGAAACGGAGCGCCTCCTCCCGTCGACGCTACATGTCCTTGCAGGACCAGGAATGA
- the LOC117776684 gene encoding NF-kappa-B inhibitor delta isoform X1, producing the protein MHFDKSPKEKPCCTLPTVKKLLEEKRRRESSSVSPSCSAASTSPGPSNTVTQLSSPEVFTCTGASSSSYSDMAVSFGQWTPVAEPTLSYYGSHPGPSFAPAFSHAMSSEYSTQQQLPGFVDTMTQTYQDCQMPVADPTLASSWSPLGLSQNTQMSFGSSMDATKLEEARMLLSGMDYSRTTGQDEDGDTILHIYTAKGLRECAFAAAERLREVGRLDAKEHKGKTALLVAVTANQPDIVQDLLSLGTDINACDVNGQTALHLAVHYGLPEVLQAVLSSRPAVNLEACNFEGMTPLHCAAISHSATMKALSTTGLADVGLQSKAAEKLSCVEMLLSAGASLCSQEIKSNKTVLHLAVKEGNIDLVRYLLVPPPNIKDFVNMKAHGHTALHMAAGLHGNPHQEEILRLLLRRGADPSIRNLENDQPAHLLQSGPQGEQLKLMLKKRSASSRRRYMSLQDQE; encoded by the exons ATGCACTTTGACAAAT CACCAAAGGAGAAGCCGTGTTGCACTCTGCCCACAGTGAAGAAGCTcttggaggagaagaggaggcgTGAGTCGTCGTCTGTGTCACCGTCCTGCTCTGCAGCGAGCACAAGTCCTGGTCCATCAAACACTGTGACA CAGTTGTCCTCGCCAGAAGTATTTACCTGTACAG GTGCATCATCAAGCAGCTACTCAGACATGGCAGTGAGCTTTGGGCAGTGGACCCCAGTAGCAGAGCCGACACTCAGTTACTATGGCAGCCATCCAGGACCCAGCTTCGCTCCAGCCTTCAGCCACGCCATGTCGTCGGAAtacagcacacagcagcagctcccaggATTTGTAGACACAATGACTCAGACATAC CAGGATTGCCAGATGCCAGTGGCAGATCCCACTTTGGCTTCATCTTGGTCACCTCTGGGTCTGAGTCAGAACACACAGATGAGTTTCGGTTCGTCGATGGACGCCACCAAACTGGAAGAGGCCAGGATGCTGCTCAGCGGGATGGATTACAGCAGAACCACTGGGCAGGACGAAGACGGAGACAC CATCCTGCACATCTACACTGCCAAGGGACTCAGGGAGTGTGcctttgctgctgcagagcggCTGAGGGAGGTGGGGAGGCTGGATGCCAAAGAACACAAGGGAAAG actGCTTTACTGGTGGCAGTGACCGCAAACCAGCCGGATATTGTACAAGATTTATTGTCACTGGGAACGGACATCAATGCTTGTGACGTTAATGGACAAACTGCCCTGCATCTGGCCGTCCACTATGGCCTCCCTGAGGTTCTGCAG GCTGTTCTGTCCAGCAGACCTGCCGTCAACCTGGAGGCCTGCAATTTTGAAG GTATGACTCCTCTGCACTGTGCAGCCATTTCTCACAGTGCCACCATGAAGGCTTTGTCCACCACCGGTCTGGCGGACGTCGGTCTTCAGAGCAAGGCGGCGGAGAAGCTCTCCTGTGTGGAGATGCTGCTGAGTGCTGGGGCGTCCCTGTGCAGCCAG GAAATCAAAAGTAACAAGACTGTGCTGCACTTGGCTGTGAAGGAGGGGAACATCGATCTGGTGCGTTATCTGCTGGTTCCCCCGCCCAACATCAAAGACTTTGTCAACATGAAA GCGCATGGTCACACAGCTTTACACATGGCCGCTGGTCTCCATGGTAACCCCCACCAAGAGGAGATcctgcggctgctgctgaggagaggagctgatcCCAGCATCCGCAACCTGGAAAACGACCAGCCGGCTCACCTGCTGCAGAGCGGCCCCCAGGGAGAGCAG CTCAAGCTGATGCTGAAGAAACGGAGCGCCTCCTCCCGTCGACGCTACATGTCCTTGCAGGACCAGGAATGA